The Phyllobacterium zundukense DNA segment GAGGTTTTCGTTCAATCGGACCCGGATTCCTCGTTGAGTCAACCTGAGAAGTTGCGGCCGCGCATGGCGGACAATATGTGGCCATACTAAGGGAGGAATGGCTATGACAATCAGAGCGACATTTCTCGGCGTTTTGTGCCGTCCGTCCCTCGCCGGTGCGATTGCGACGGTCGCCGTCCTCGTCGGCCCCACCAGTGCCCACAAGGCACCGCACAAACCGGAGCAGTTGAAACTGTACGAAGATGTGTTCATGGAGGAGGTCAGGAAGGGCGACCTCTTGTTCCACGGCGATGCAGCAACCGCCAAACAGATGAACGTCGTCCTCTCCACCACGGGAATGGCCTGCGCAATGTGCCATCCCATGGCCTCCGACACCCACCCGCAGTCCTACCCGAAATTCCAGATAGAAATAAGCAAATTTTCGACGCTACGCGACATGATCAACTGGTGCATCGAGAAACCCAATCAGGGCGAAAAGATCGATCTCGATTCGGAAGCGATGAAGGCTTTGGAAGCGTACATCCACTGGTCAAACGCCGGCTCGGTATTGGTCCCTGGCAAGCATTAGTTTTTTTCGGTTTGGCGCGGCTGCATAGAAGACGACTTGCGCCGGAAGCAATCTGAAACCGGCGACTGGCATTGGGTGGTTCCCGGTGCCGGTGAAGTTTGGAGTTGAGTGCTGAAGAGTCGCGCGGCTCAAGCGCGCGTGATGGGAGGGGCACGCCGTGGCAGAAACATTGCGTGGCAGATTCGCCGGCGTCGACCTAGATGATCTGGTCGATTGGCCGGTCGTGCGAACTTGGCTTTATTGGGGCATGTTCTGGCTCCTGGTCGCACCTTCCGTCGGCGTGGCGCTGTCGGGACTTTTCAACTATCCCGATTACCTCGGCACCACCTTGGGATTGACCTTCGGCAGGTTGCGCCCGGTCCACGTCAACGGCGTCATCTTTGGCGCCTTTTCCTCCCTCTTCATCGGCGAATGCTATTACCTGGTGCCGCGCCTTTGCGGTGTGCGGGTGCCATGGCCGCAATGGGGGGTACCGTTGGCCTGGCTGTGGAATGTCACCGTGGCGGCTGCGCTTATCGCATTGCCGTTCGGCGCAAATCACGGCCTCGAAGCGGGCGAGTTCCCGCTGTTCGCCAAAATCCCGATCTTTCTCGTTGTTGCCGTGGCGACCGCACAATTCCTGATAGCCATCTCCCGGCGCCTCGAGGCGCCGCTCTATGTCGCACTCTGGTACCTGATCGGGGCTTTCGTGTGGACGACGATGAATCTCGTACTGGGCATCATCCTGCCCTACACGATCTCAGGCATCAACAGCGCGGCCTTCCACGGCCTCTACATTCACTACATCGTCGGACTGTGGATCACGCCGGCGGGCTACGTGCTCATCTACTACTTCTTGCCGATCAGCGTGCGCAATCCGATCTATGGCCACAAGCTCTCGCTCGTCGGCTTCTGGTCCCTCGCCCTGTTCTACCCCTTCGTCGGCATCCATCATTATCTCTACAGCCCGATCGCCGATTGGGCCGAGACAATCGCGATCGTCACGTCCATGCTGCTGATCATTCCGGTGTGGACGGTGCTGGTGAACTTCTTCGGCACCGTGAAGGGCCGCTGGGACGCCTTCGGAAAGAACCTCCCGGCCAAGTTTCTGATCATGGGCTCGCTCATGTATCTGGTGGGATGTTTCCAGGGCTCGACCGAGGCCTTGCGCTCGATCCAGCAACCGACCCATTTCACGGATTTCGTCATCTCGCACTCGCACCTCACAGTGTTCGGAACGTTCGTGGTCTGGGCAATGGGCGGCCTGGTTTATGTCTGGCCGCGGGCCTGCGGGCGCGAGCTTTGGTCGTTCACGATGGGCAATTGGGCATTTTGGCTGATCACCGTCGGTATCTCCACCATGGGCCTGGTGCTGACTGCCGCTGGACTGCAGCAAGGCTTCCAGTGGATGGCCGGCACCGAATGGCTCGACACGGTGCTCTCGATGCGACCCTATTGGTTGGTGCGTACCGTCGGCGGCATCAGTATGGACATTGGAATGTCGCTTCTCGTCATTGATCTGATGATGACGGCGCTGACCCGGCCCGCCGAAACTGTGGGCGGTCGGGCATTCGGTGCGCCAGCGGTTCCAGCTGGTAGGGCAGCCCGATGAGCGCGCGATTCGTTACCCTGGTGGCCGGCATCTTTTTCTTCTTCGCCGCGGTCGTCACCCAGGGCTTCCTGCCATTTTTCGAACCTTCGGCGCGAACAAGCCGGGTGACCGCCGTGGTCCGCACCGATTTCGGCCAGCTCAAATGGATGATGACCGAGGCCACCGATTACACGCCGCTGCAACAGCTCGGTCGCGACGTGTATCTGCGAGAAGGTTGCTGGTATTGTCATTCCCAGTACGTGCGTCCGGTGACCGGCGAGACGCGCCGCTGGGGTCCGGTGACCGAGTCAGGCGAGTTCGCTTACGACGTGCCGCACTTGTTCGGCACACGGCGCATCGGACCGGATCTGATGCGGGTCGGACTTAAGTTCAGCGACGAGTGGCATCTTGCCCATTTCTGGAATCCACGCATGCTCTCCCCGGATTCGATCATGGCGCCGTATCGCGGACTGTTCGAGGAGCCGGCGCAGCCGGTCGCAATCATCGACGACGGAGCCGGCAATCGTACGCTGGAAAGAACGCAGGTCACCGAACGGCTGTTCGACTTCGCCAGTCAGGAACGGATCCAGCTTACGCCGAACGCTGACGGGCTCCTGTTCGTCCCGCTGGAGGCGAGCAGCAAGGTTCCAGTCATTGTCATCCCGAACGAGGAATACAAAGGCGGCGCGGTCAAGATCGCCGCCGAGACGAAAGACCTGGAAGGTCTCATCGCCTATGTCCAGAAGCTCGGCATGAATCGCGGCAAGTGGCGCGACCTGTTCGAGCCGCAGCAACTTGAAGTCATGGACGCGACGATGCCGCGCTCAAGCGAATGGATCGCGCGTGGCAAGGAGGTCTATGAGCGGCGGTGCCTCGGCTGCCACGGGATAGCGGGCGACGGCAACGGGCCCGCGGCGACCTTCATGTTCAATCAGCGCCCGCGAAGTTTCGCTGCGGCGGTGTTCAAGTTCCGGCTGACCAAGGAGCCGCTGCCGACTGACGGTGACCTCTTGCGCACGATCACTCGCGGAGTTCGCGGCACGGCGATGCCCGCTTGGTACGACCTGCCGCTCAACGATAGGCTCGCGGTCATTCAATACATCAAGTATGAGCTGGCGGTGGACCGCTCCGACCCGGCCGAGCCCTATGCGTTCTTCGTCGAGGAGCCGCCCGGTGCTCCTTTGTACATCGCAAAACCGCCCGAGGCTTCCCAGCAAATCCTCGACCGCGGCAAGGAAGTCTGGCAGGTCGCCAAATGCTGGGAGTGCCATGGCATGACCGGAAAGGGCGACGGCGAGAAAGCCGCCGGGCTGAAGGATGATCTCGGTTTTGGCATTGTGCCGGCCGACCTCACTAGTGGCCAGTTCAAGTCAGGGGCAACGGTCGAAGACATTTTTCGGACCATGACGACTGGGATGAGCGGCACGCCCATGCCCTCCTACCGAGACTCGTTGCCCGAGGAGGACCGCTGGGCGCTCTCCTATTACGTTCTCGCACTTTCCGCCTACAAAGACCCGCTCACATTGCAAACGCTGACGATCAGCGACACGGATCGCGCGGCGCTTAATGATCTGACGCTGGAGGCAGATTCCCCGGCGAAGGCCTATGTTCCAGGCACGGACCCGGCGCAGAAGGCTTCCGAACTCGATGAAGGTAACGGGGGGCCGGTGACCGGCAAACGAAATACTACCGAAGGAGGCTGAGTTATGCTCGGATTTGAGATCACCGGACCTTATGCGGGCGCCATGTTGATGAGCCTTGGTGCGCTTTGCGTCTTCGTTTGGGGCGTGCTCTCAGGCGCCTTCCACGGCGCCGATGACGCGGCCATCAGATTCTACGAAAGGGAAGTGGAAAATGACAACGCCAAGCACACCGGAGAATGACGGCTCGGATCAAGGTTCGGACCACGACCACGAGCTGGAGGAGTATGCCGGCGGTACCATCCAGGCTCGACACGGGTATCTCCCGGTATGGCTCCTGGTCGTCTACGCGGTTCTTTTCATCTGGGGGCTCTATTACGCCTACCATTATTGGGGCGGGGTCGGGCCGGGACGGATCGGTTAGGAAGCACAGTCGCGCACGCTAGGATGGCTGACGAGTTGAGAGAGGAAGCAGGAGATGCTGGTAGCTAAGATACTAATGGGAGTTGCGATTCTGAATCTTTTCCTGCTGCTCGCCGCGCTCGCCATGAACGTTGCCCTTGTTTATTTCGGCTGACCAGGAGGAGGCCTATGCTTGAGGATACCGTTTTCTCGTTCGCAAATGCGAGTCCGTACCAAACGATCGCCTTTATCGGCGGCGCGATAGCGCACATCGCCTTCTTCGTATGGGTGGCTTACCTCGTGCGCAAATAGCGGCGCGGAACAACACTTTTCGTTGAATGAGCGGCGCATCGACAGGAGGTCTGCCTATGACCTATTACCTCATGATCTTCGCCGCTGGGTTCGCGGGCAGCTTTCACTGCATCGGCATGTGCGGCGGCTTTGCCTGCGCGCTTGGCCGCGATCAGCAAGGGGGCGGCGCAACCGTACTTCGCCACCTATTCTATAATACCGGCCGATTGACAACGTATTGCTTTGTGGGCGGGCTCGCGGGCGCCCTCGGTCAGGTCATCTGCACCACGCAAGATTCAATGGCCGCGCCGCTCTTGGACGGCTCCCTCGACATCGCCCAGCGAATTCTCGCGATTGTCGCTGGCCTGCTCATGATTGCCATGGCGTTGCAGTTCTTCGGCTTGCTGCAGGTCTTTCATCGCCTGGCGATCGGATTCGGCGGCAGCACGTTTGCGATGTCCCTGCGCAGTCTGATGACAGCCCGAAGCAGCACTGCGCCGCTCGCCTTTGGCGTGTTCAACGGCTTCCTGCCATGTCCGCTGGTCTATGCCTTCGCCGCCCAGGCGGCAAGCACCGCCGGAGCGCTTCCCGGCTTTCTCGTCATGGCGTCGTTCGGACTGGGAACCTTTCCCGCAATGTTGATGATGGGCGGCGTCGGCCAGGTTCTTCGGCCAGCCTGGCGGCAGCGCGGCGTCCGGTTGGCCGGCGGCTTTATTCTTTTGCTCGGCCTCATCACGCTCGGCCGTGGTCTGCTGCCCTCGGACGTTCATATCGGCCATGCCTGGCTGGGAGGACTTCCCGCATGACCGCGTGTGACAATATCCTGTGCAGCCATTGTCTGTTGCCCATCGGCCTGCGCCCGATGGAGCGCAGGATCAACGGCGAGGCTTGCGCGTTCTGCTGCTATGGCTGTTGTATCGCCTTTCAGGTGAAGAACGGCAGACACGAAGAGTGGGAGGCCGCCTGGCTTCTGATTCAGCTCGGCGTGGGCGGCTTTCTCTCCATGAATATCATGATGTTCAGCCTCCTTCTCTATTCGGACGCATTCACCGGCGTCGATGCGGGCGTGCTGCCGTGGATTCACCTTTTGCTCTGGATCTTCGCGACGCCAGCGGTGGTGATCCTCGGCGGACCCTATCTGCGCGAAATGTGGCTCAATGGCATTCAGGGACGCGTGACATCGTCAGCCCTCATCGTGCTTGGCGTCGCTGCCTCCTATCTCTATTCGGCATTTGCCGCGTTCGAGGGCAGCACGCACGTCTATTTCGACACCGCCGTGATGGTGCTGATGCTGTTCACCGTTGGCCGCTATCTCGAGGCTGTTGGCCGCGCCAGGGCGGCGCGCGACCTCGAACCGCTCCTGGCCGCCGAAAGCGAGAGCGCAACTGTTGTCGATGGCGCGGCAGAGACTCTCCGCCCGGTGCGGGAGGTGAAGGCGGGCATGCTGGTGCGGGTCCGGCCCGGCGACCGCATTCCGGTCGACGGCGTGGTTGTCGAGGGAGAATCGGACACCGATGAAGCCGTGATCACCGGAGAAAGCCGGCAAGTGACAAAGGGCGCCGGCTCCACGGTGATTGCCGGCAGTATCAATATCGACGGCCCGCTCCTGATCCAGAGCAGCGGTGATGGAACCGCAACGCGCTGGGCACAGATTTGCCGGTCGGTGCGCGAAGCGCTGGGCCGTCGCAGTCCAACCCAGCGCCTTGCCGACCGCGTCGTTGGCGTGTCCGTGCCCCTCGTTCTCGCCCTCGGCGGGCTGACAATCGTTTACTGGGCGCAGTCATTGCCGTTCGATCGGGCGTTGCTGATTGGCCTCTCGGTGCTGGTGGTTGCCTGTCCTTGCGCCGCCGGCCTCGCCGCTCCAATGGCGACATCGCTCGGCATCGGCCGGCTGGCGCGGCACGGCTGCCTCGTCCGCGACCCCGGCGTGCTCGAGAGCCTCGCGCATGTGCGGTTGCTCGCCTTCGACAAGACCGGCACTTTGACGGCGGGCAAAGCGCGTCTCGTCGGCATCGACCGCGACGGGGTCGGCATCGACGATGTGCTGGCACGCGCCGCCGGTCTGGAGCGCCATTCCGAACATGGATTAGCGCTGGCAATCGCAGCGGCAGCCGCTGCGCGCGGCATCACCCCGCTCGCGACCCGTGATGTCCGGACGGTTCCCGGCCGTGGCATCCGCGGCAGCGCAAACGACGAGCCCGTGGCCGCGGGGAGCGTGAGATTGATGAATGATCTGGGCTGGCCGCTTCCCTCGGCGCTGGTTGAGCGTGCGCGGTCGCGCGAGGCGAGCGGTCATTCGCTGGTCTATGTCGCTTGGGGCGAGCGGGTCCGTGCCATGCTGTCGCTTGACGATTCGCCGCTTCCCGAGGCGCAGGCGACCATTGCGGCACTTCGTGAGCGCGGGCTCGACGTTGCGCTATTGACCGGCGACCTGGCACCGGCGGCGGAGCGGATCGCGGCCATGGTCGGGATCCAGGCCGTGCATGCGGGTCTTTCGCCCGAGGCCAAATGGGAGGTCCTCGGCGGACTCCGGCACGGCCACGATGTAGTGGCGATGGTCGGCGATGGCCTCAATGACGGGCCGGTGCTCGGCGCCGCCGATGTCGGCATCGCCGTCGGCTCGGCCACCGATCTCGCCCGCGAGACTGCGGCAATCGTGCTGCCCGCGGACGGATTGTGGATGCTGCCCTGGGTCGTCGACGTGGCCCGCGCGGTCCGCAGGACCATTTTAACCAACCTCATGTGGGCGTTCGGCTACAACCTCGTCGCGCTCACTTTCGCGGCCCTCGGATTGCTACAGCCGATCCTGGCGGCGGCAGTCATGGCCGGATCGAGCATCCTCGTGGTGATGAATTCGCTGAGACTGGAACGGCTGCCTGATCCAGTTCCATCGCCGATCGCGCAACAGCAATCCGGCGCCGAGGCGGACAGCGCCCGCCAGGGCGCCGGCACTTCCGTCTTGGCCGGCCCGGCCGTCGAGCGGAGTTGAGTTTCGCTTCAGCCAAACACGTCGTGCGTGAAGGCGTCATACCAGCCTTCCGCCGCGCGCGCCGCCTGGCGGCGGATCTCGGCGCTTTCCTCGACCTTGCTGACGAAGCTCAGGACGCTCTTGAGCTTCCCTTCCACAGGCTTGAAGCTGATGGCGTTGCTGAACGCATCGTCGGGGGCGAGATAAGTGTAGCAAGTGTTGAATAAATGCGCCGGAAATTGTGCTGATCCGGTGAGATCGGCCGCGATGGCAAAGGCGCAGGCTTTGGCCTGGCTGTTGGCGCAGAAGGCGGATTTCGGCATATCTCCGCCGATGATCGCGTCGCCGACCAGATGGACGCCGGGCTGCAGCGCCGATTCGAAGGTGACCGGATCGACCGGACACCAGCCCGACTGGTTATCGAGGCCTGCCTGCTGCGCCAGGCGCCCGGCCATTTGCGCCGGGATGACATTGGCGACCGCGGCCTTGAATGTTTCGCCCGCGGTGATCACTGATCGGGTCTTCGCGTCGACCGCTTTGACCCCACCGGTGAATTGGGCCGGCAGCCACTCGATCATTCCCGGATAGTGGCGGTTCCAGGCGTCCTGGAACAGGTCCTGCGCAGTGAAGCTGTCCTTCGCATCGAGGATCAGAATCTTGGCCTTGGGTTTGCTGCGCTGGAAATAGGACGCGATGAGCGAAGCGCGCTCGTAGGGGGCGGGCGGACAGCGAAGCGGATTCGGCGGAACGACGAGCACGAAAAGCCCGCCGTCCTCCATGCTTTCCAGTTGCTGGCGCAACAGCCTGGTTTGCGGCCCTGCATTCCAGGCGTGCGGCATGATCTCCATCGCCACTTCATCATAGCCCTCAAGCGCCCGATCCCTGAATGCGATGCCCGGCGCAACAACCAGACGGTCGTAGCTAAGCTTCGAACCGTTGTTCAGCGCCACGGTCTTCGCCGCCGGGTCAATCGCTTCGGCGGACTCATGAACGACGGTGATGCCGTATTGTTTTGTCAGCGCATCATAACCATGGTTGAGCGATTCGAGCGAGCGAAGCCCGGCGAGATAAAGGTTGCTGAAGAAGCAGGTCGTGTAGATCCGCCGCGGCTCGACCAGGGTCACGTCGATGGCCGTGGCGCTGGCGGCGAGATATCTGGCGACCGTTGCGCCGCCGATGCCGCCGCCGATCACAACGACACGCGCCTTGGCCTGGCCCAGCGCCGCCGGCGGTCCGAGCGCTGTCAGCAACGCTGCTCCAGTCAAGCAGCCGAACTCGCGACGCGTCCAGGATTTCATGGCGAGTTACTTTCCCTGCGCTGCGACATAGCGCGCGACGCTCGCGATCTCCTCGTCGCTGAGCGAGAGCGCGATAGCGTGCATGATGTGATTTGGACTCTCGCTCGCCCGGTAGGCAAGCAGGGCACTCGTGAGCTTCTCCTCACCGAGCCCGATTATGGTGGGGATACCCGTGCCGGCGCCGTCGAGGCGATGGCAGGAAGCGCAGGTCGCGGCGAGCTGCGCCCCTCGGTCGATGTCTTGCGCGCTGCTACGATCCGCACCGAGACCGGCCAAGGTCGCGGTGATCGCCAGCGCAATAATCTGGCGCATCCGCTGCGCGCCAAGGAAACTGAGAGGTGTCCGTCGCACAGCCATGATCAAGTGACCGTGAGCTGGTGCGATAACGCATAGATGGCGCCGCCATCTTCTTCCCAGAGGAAATCGAGCCGGCCGCTCTCCGTCGCCCGCAGGGAGAATTCGATGAACGGATTGGCGGCAATTGCCTCGTGAAGATCGACGCTGAACACCACGGCATCGTTACAGCGGCAGACAAACTTGTTGATGATTTTGCGCGGAATCACATCGCCTTGATCATCGCGGCGCAGCCCTGTTTCCATCTCATGGCTGATGATGGTCTTGACCTGAAAAACGTCGCCCTTCGCCGCAGCGCTTGGTACGACCACGCGTGGTGTGGGGGTGATCACTGTCCGCCTCCCTCCCGGATGTCAGGCGCAGCCATTGGTGGCGACGTGGACCCAGGTCTTTGTCATGAGCAATGTGCCATCATTCATCTCGGCAACCGCCACGACGTATTGTGGTTTGGCAAGGCGGATGCGCGTCGACACGCGAGCTAGACTGCGTTGCGGAACGAAATGGAAACTGGCGACTTCGATAAGCGGGTTCTGCGGCGCGAACACACGGATTTGCCTCACATGGTCGGTCTCGGTCATGGGGCTGTCGATGTCAAGGCTCATGGGCACGGTGTATCCGGTTGGGAAGACCGCCGGCATTATTAGGTGAAGGCGATCCGACTCCGTGGCCGTCCGCCCGGTGAGCTGTTTGACGAGTTCCAGCGCTTCATCGCTCGGACGCGCGGCCTGCGGCGAAAGGAGCACGACACCGGCAAATCCTGCACTCCCCGCATAGCCGGCGGCGATCAATACATCGCGGCGCGTCAAGCTCATTGTTCCTGTCTCCCAAACCATGCCACCTTTTTGCCCCATTCCAACGACGCATCGGCGGCAGCAGGCGGCACATTCGGACACACCAGTGTGGCAGCTTCCTAGAAGGGAGGCTTCGGCGACAACGGCTGGGTGCAATCTCAAGGAAACGCCCAAGGCTCCAGATTGCCCTCGGAACCTCACACTAGCGCATTCGGTTCGCAACGAGATCAAGCTTACACAGCAGTGTTCGCGACGTAAAGCGTTCAAAGGATGAATTTTTTCCTGATGAGCAGCAAGGGCGAGTTTACCATTGTTGCTGGCGTCGATTCCCGCAGGTCCACGGGCTGCGAATGGGCCCGTCGCAGAGAGCGAGACCAGCTGCATTGGCGATTGCACGCGGTGGATTGCCCAACCGAAGGTAGCGCCATCGCCCACAATCACCTTGCCAAACGGGCGCCAATGGTATGGACCCCGCCCTCCCATTGAGGTGGAATCTTGACCATCAACGCGATGAAGGAGGATGCCATGCAAATTGTTCGGATAGGTCTGGATCTAGCGAAATATGTCTTTGAAGTTCACGGCGTAGACGTGCAAGGAAAGGTGATCATGCGAAAAACGCTGCGTTCTTCGCCAATCTGCCCGCGTGCCTAGCTAGGCGTCGACTCATAAACTCTGACACCAGATCCTTGCCGCGACGTGTTGACAGCAGCGAGATAGTTTTCTGGACGCTTGTCGTAGCGTGTAGCGATGCCTCGAAACTGTTTGATCTTGTTGAAGAATCTCTCCACGAGATTTCGTTGCCTATAAACCCAGCGCGAGAATGAGAAAGAGCCCTTGCGGTTTGCCTTCGGCGGGATGTTGGCCCAGGCTTTGCGCTCGGCCGCCTTGGGACATCGCATCACCGGACGGCAAACGGGCGTTGTCAACCGCCATCTGGGGATCGGCTGGGAGTTCGTTCACGTCTGCATTGATGACGCTTCGCGAGTCGCTTTTGTGCAGGTCATGTCAGATGAGCGCAAAGAGAGCGCCGTTGCCTTCCTGGAGGCCGCCGTCGCCTACTATGCGAGGCTGGGTATCTGTATCGAGCGCGTAATGACCGACAACGGGTCATGCTACCGGTCAAAGGCTTTCCGCACTGGCTTTAAGATCATGCTGATCGCACATGTCTAGCCTCCACGATATTTTGTACTGTAAACGTTCTATTCGCTCTTACAGTTCCCGGCTATCATATGCGACGTAATCAACCGATGCAGATCACCCGAACGTGCGCCAAATTTCCGGTATCGCCTTTTATTCGTTCTAGGGACGATTAGATCAGTCGTTAAGAAATCTGCGTGGTGCCCTGACCACGAAGGAGCCAATGCTCATCGCGCTTCAAAAAGTGAGTAAATCCTATCGGACAGCAGAAGGGCCGTTGGAGGTCCTGCGCGAGGTTGATCTCGGGCTGGAAGTCGGCCGAACCCTTGCTTTGACCGGAGAGTCAGGCAGCGGCAAAAGCACACTTTTGCACCTGGCGGCAGGGCTGGACCATCCGGACTCCGGCCGCATCGAAATCGCCGGTCAGGATATCTCGCAGCTGAACGACGTCGGCCGCGCCGCATTGCGGCGCGGCGTGGTCGGACTGGTGTTTCAACAATTCAACCTGATCCCTTCGCTTGATGTAGGAGCCAATCTTTCCTTCCATGCGCGCCTTGCGGGACGCTACGATTCGGCTTGGCAATCGGAATTGGTCGAGAAGCTTGGGCTTGAAGCCCTGTTGAAGCGCTACCCCGAACAGCTCTCCGTCGGCCAGCAGCAAAGGGTGGCGATCGGGCGGACGCTGGCTGCGCGTCCAAAGCTGGTGCTCGCCGACGAGCCGACGGGCAATCTGGACGAGGCGACCGGTGATGCGGTGCTGGCGCTGATGCTGGAACTGGTGGTGCAGACCGGGGCAGCTCTATTAATGGTGACGCATTCGACGCGGCTTGCCGAACGGCTCGATGCACGGGTGCACCTTCGGGCCGGGCGGATCGCCTGATGTTTTATGCGAGCATGTCCGCCTTGCTTTCCCATTGGCGCCGGCAGCCGATGCAACTGGCGATGCTGCTCATGGGTCTCTCACTGGCGACCGCCCTCTGGTCGGGTGTTCAGGCAATCAATGCTGAGGCGCGCGCCAGCTACAATCGTGCAGCGTCGATGCTGGGACAGGATCGCCTCGAACAATTGGTATCGGCAGACGGGACAACAATCCCGCAGCAGGTCTTTGTCGATCTCAGCCGGGCTGGCTGGCGGGTGTCTCCAGTCCTGGAGGGTCAGCTGCGTCTCGGCGCCGCGCGGCTGCACGTCCTCGGCATCGATCCTGTGAGCTTGCCGCGCGAAGCGCAGCAGGTGGATCTGGCGGGAGGCGATAGTCTTCTGCCGTTCATCACCCCACCGGGGCTGCTCTACGTTTCGCCAGCCACGGTAGAACAGCTGGCAGGTCAGCAAACGCCGCCATTGCGGATCGCAAAAGACCTGCTGCCGGGAATTGCAATCACCGATATCGGGATAGCCCAGTCAATGCTCGGAAAGCCCGGCCAGATCAGCCGCCTGATCGTCTCGCCGGATCAGCCTGTCGATCGTGCCACGCTTGCGACGACTGCGCCGCAACTGACGCTGAAGAAACCGGACTCCCAGGGCGATTTGGCGAGACTGACCGACAGCTTCCACTTGAACCTGACTGCGTTCGGCTTTCTGGCCTTCGCGGTCGGGTTGTTCATCGTCTATTCCGCAATCGGGCTAGCCTTCGAACAGCGCCGCTCAACCTTCCGGACGCTGCGTTCGCTCGGTGTGTCGGCGCGATCGCTGACGGGTCTTTTGCTGACGGAACTGATCATGCTGGCGCTGGCGGCAGGCGTCGCCGGGGTGGCGCTCGGCTATCTCGTCGCATCGCTTCTTCTGCCGGGAGTCGCCGCAACCCTGCAAAGTCTCTATGGCGCCAGTATTCCGGGGGCGCTGACGTTGCGCCCGACATGGTGGGCGACGGGACTGGGCATTGCGGTTTTCGGAACACTTTTGTCGGCCGCGCAAAGTCTC contains these protein-coding regions:
- the soxZ gene encoding thiosulfate oxidation carrier complex protein SoxZ, which codes for MITPTPRVVVPSAAAKGDVFQVKTIISHEMETGLRRDDQGDVIPRKIINKFVCRCNDAVVFSVDLHEAIAANPFIEFSLRATESGRLDFLWEEDGGAIYALSHQLTVT
- a CDS encoding thiosulfate oxidation carrier protein SoxY produces the protein MSLTRRDVLIAAGYAGSAGFAGVVLLSPQAARPSDEALELVKQLTGRTATESDRLHLIMPAVFPTGYTVPMSLDIDSPMTETDHVRQIRVFAPQNPLIEVASFHFVPQRSLARVSTRIRLAKPQYVVAVAEMNDGTLLMTKTWVHVATNGCA
- a CDS encoding ABC transporter ATP-binding protein, yielding MLIALQKVSKSYRTAEGPLEVLREVDLGLEVGRTLALTGESGSGKSTLLHLAAGLDHPDSGRIEIAGQDISQLNDVGRAALRRGVVGLVFQQFNLIPSLDVGANLSFHARLAGRYDSAWQSELVEKLGLEALLKRYPEQLSVGQQQRVAIGRTLAARPKLVLADEPTGNLDEATGDAVLALMLELVVQTGAALLMVTHSTRLAERLDARVHLRAGRIA